In the genome of Monodelphis domestica isolate mMonDom1 chromosome 2, mMonDom1.pri, whole genome shotgun sequence, one region contains:
- the LOC100619637 gene encoding kelch-like protein 15, producing MAGDMEGFSSSIHDTSISSGFRVLYEEGLLLDVTLVIEDYQFQTHKALLATQSDYFRMMFTADMREKDQDKIHLKGLTAIGFSHVLQFMYYGTIELSMNSVHEILQATIYVQFIEVLKFCCSFLLAKIGLGNCAEIMRLLDDFVVNIKGIREKLNSFLLENSVPLMSRDDFLCYLSFKKSYLDNDCLSRFPEIELYEAIQSWLQHDRRCWRHTDTIIQNISFCLMTPSSVFEKVKTSEFYRYSWQPRH from the coding sequence ATGGCAGGGGACATGGAAGGGTTTAGTTCCTCCATCCATGACACCAGTATCTCTTCTGGGTTCAGAGTACTATATGAGGAGGGATTGCTTCTTGATGTCACACTTGTCATTGAAGATTACCAATTCCAGACACATAAAGCACTCCTTGCCACCCAGAGTGACTACTTCAGGATGATGTTCACAGCTGATATGAGGGAGAAAGATCaggacaaaattcatttgaaaggtCTGACTGCTATAGGCTTCAGCCATGTCCTACAATTCATGTACTACGGAACTATAGAACTGAGTATGAATAGTGTTCATGAAATCCTACAGGCTACAATATATGTTCAATTTATAGAAGTGCTGAAGTTCTGCTGCTCTTTTCTCTTAGCCAAAATCGGCTTAGGAAATTGTGCAGAAATTATGAGACTCTTAGATGATTTTGTTGTAAACATCAAGGGAATCAGGGAGAAGTTGAACTCCTTTCTGCTAGAGAACTCTGTGCCACTAATGTCAAGAGATGACTTCCTGTGCTATCTGAGCTTTAAAAAGTCTTATTTGGATAATGACTGTCTAAGCAGGTTCCCAGAAATAGAACTATACGAGGCTATTCAGTCTTGGCTGCAGCATGATAGAAGATGCTGGAGACATACCGATACCATCATTCAGAACATCAGTTTTTGTTTGATGACCCCATCCAGTGTTTTTGAGAAGGTTAAGACATCAGAATTTTATAGATACTCTTGGCAGCCACGACATTAA